CAGGACTTGGTAGAGTTCATTGCGAAAAAGCTCGTCGACAATCCCGGCGATGTGAAAGTTACATCGACAGACCATCAGAAAACTGTGTATCTTGAACTGAAAGTCGGCTCGGGCGATCTTGGAAAGATTATTGGTAAAGAGGGAAGAACGGCCAAAGCTCTTAGGCATATAGTTTCAGCGGCTGCTATGAAAACAGGCAAAAGAGCAATTCTCGAGATATTGGACTGACGCCAGACATGTCGCCGGGTTTACGCCTGGCGACTTTTCAAAAAATGAGGATCGATATAGTGACGATATTTCCTAACGCCGTTATGCCGTATTCCGAATACGGGGTTCTTTCGAGGGCGCGAGAAAAGAAGCTCGCGTGTTTGAACTTCGTCAATCTAAGGGACTACACCAAAGATCCCCATGGAAAAGTTGACGACTATCCTTTTGGAGGAGGACCAGGTATGGTTTTTATGGTGCAACCCCTCGCGGACGCGATCGAGTCGCTAAAAACGGATAATACATGGACAATTTTGACCTCACCCCAGGGTTCAGTTTTCGACATGAAAAAAGCGCGAGAACTTTCTGTGAAAGAGCACTTGGTAATTGTCTGCGGAAGGTACAGAGGGGTTGATCAGAGGTTTATTGACAAATACGTGAATGAAGAAATATCGATCGGCGATTATATCCTATCTGGGGGTGAACTCCCCTCTCTTGTGATAGCTGAATCGGTAATTCGGCTATTGCCAGGAGTTCTCAACAATGACGAAAGCCTGGAATTAGATTCATTTTCCGGAGCGGAAGGCCAGCTTGAAGAGGAGCTCTACACAAGACCTTCGGACTATAACGGCATGAAGGTTCCGGATGTTCTTTTGTCAGGAGATCATGGTAAAATTAAAAACTGGCGTAAATCGAGAAGAATAGAGAAGACCGATAAAAAAAAGAAAGGGAAATAAGGTGATATAATGGAAAAGATTAAAACCATTGAAGCGTCTCAAATGACCAATGAAGTACCGCAGTTTTCTGTTGGAGACACTGTCGCGGTAAGAATAAAGATCAAAGAAGGCGATAAGACCTTGATAAGGCTTTTCAAGGGAGCTGTTATTGCCATGAAAAACGGGAAAGGCGCCAGAGGAACTTTTACTGTGAGAAAAATATCCGACGGCGTGGGAGTTGAAAGAGTATTTCCATTGCATTCACCTGTTATTTCGAGCATCAAAGTTTTAAAAAAAGGAAAAGTCAGAAGAGCTAAGCTTTACTATTTAAGACAAAGAACAGGTAAAGCGACCAAGATAAAAGAAAGGCGATAAATTGCCGAACCTCTTCTTTGAGAAAGAAGCGCTGAAAGAAGGGGCTACGATTGTTTGCGGTGTTGACGAAGCGGGGAGAGGTCCAGTAGCCGGACCTGTAGTCGCTGTTGCTTGCGTTATGCCTTTTAGAAGAATTATTAAAGACGTCAAAGACTCCAAGATGCTTTCAAAAAATAAAAGAGAGGAGTTGTTTGACAGGATCAACTGCGTCGCTCATGAAATCGGAGTGGGCTATGTCATGCCAGAAAAGATTGATTTGGTGAACATTTTAAACGCCACGCTCGAAGCGATGAGAAATGCGATTTTAGCCCTTCCAATTTTACCAGATTTTATTCTTGTTGACGGAACTTTTGAAATACCGGTAAACGGAATATTTCAGAAAACTGTGGTAAAAGGAGATTCCAAAAGCTATTCGATTGCGGCGGCTTCAATAATCGCAAAAGTTACGAGAGACAGAATGATGGAAATGTATGATGTTTTGTATCCGGGCTACGATTTTTCCAAAAATGCCGGATACCTTTCAAAAAAACACCTAAAAGCCATAGAAGCGATAGGGCCTTCTCCGATTCACAGGATGAGTTTCAGGCCTTTAAGAAAATAACGGTTTGCAAAAAAGGCATCATAAAATTACTACCGGTTTATTCGGTGAAAATATCGCCGTTGAATATCTCAAAAAAAAAGGCTACAATGTCATAAAACGCAACTTCAGGCAAGGGAAGGCCGAAATAGACATTATCGCGCGCCGCAAGAAGACTGCTGTTTTCGTTGAAGTTAAAACAAGAAGTGGCGAGAGTTGGGACAAAGACCTTGAGGCTTGGAGAGGAAAGCAAAAAATGACTTTTTTACATGCCGTAAAAGCTTATTTGGTGGAAAACAAGCTCTGGGGCAAGGTAGACGTGAGGTTGGATCTTATATGCGTTGACCTCGAATCCGGCAATTTGACTCATATTGAAAACGCGTTATCGGACTGGGCATGACGTTATTAACAGCAATCTTGGTTTCTTTTTTGAATCTGACTGTCCCGTCAGACCTTTTAAAAGCTCAAAAAGAACTCTACGAAGCTTTTGAGACATCCTCCATTGACAGCGTGATGAAAATACCGGGAAGTGAAATTGAAAACCTGCTTCTTGAAGCAGAAAAAAACAATGTATTCAGGGTTTTTGTTTTGGAGGAAAACAGCGAAAAAAAAGCCGATAGCATGGCTTCGAACAATCTTTTTTTGCATTTTTATTTTTTTCAACTTGCAAAAACTGATCAAGTGAAAGACGAAGAACTGCAGTGGATAAGGGATATACTGGCTTCCAAAGGGCTTCGCGGATCGAAACATTTGGGTTCATACTTTTATAAAATATCTCTCCAAGAAGCATCAGAAGAGCAGCAGCTTGTTTTGTTGAACCTTTCGAGAAGTTTTGACCAAGACGAAGATGTAGCAAAAAAAATAATAACAATTCTATGGAAGAAAAGGCGTTTTTCAGAGTTATTTCCTGAAATACTATCTTATTTATACATGTTGAAAAATCCGTGGAGGTTAATCCAATTTGTTTCCTCTCCTCTATACTTCCTCGCCGTGTTTTTCCTTTTCTTCGGTTTCTACATTATTATTTGCGCTTTTTTCAAGAACGCTGCCTATATCTGGCATGCGATTTATCATTTTTCCAGAAAATTTCTGCGCCTTGAATTGTCTTCAAAATTTTCTTCTTCGTTGATACTTGCCTCATTTTTCATTTTAGCGGGAAAACCTTTCTACCTCGGTTCTCTTCTTTTTGGCTTATCTTTTCCTCTCATGAAAAAAAAGGAAAAGGTGATTTTGACTTTTACGGGGATTGGAGCTTTTCTCCTCTCGATTTTATCTGTAGAAATCAGCGCGACTTTGCGCGGTTATGCAGTCCATTCAGATGAGATGGCAGTGTATGAACGTATTCACTGCTTTGAGGGGGGGGGCAATCCTTCCCCGGGAGACAGCGCTTCTGCCGAAGAAGTTTTCGCAAATGCGATTTTGTGCAGAAGAGACAGAGATTTCAACTCTGCCCAGGAACTCTATTCCCGAATAGCAGATTCATTTCCCCGGGAAATGATCCTCAACAACAGGGGCTGTCTATTTTTCGACATGGGGCTGAAAGATTCGGCTTATCAATGTTTTCAGAGCGCGTGGAGAATCGACAGCTTTGAACCGGCGATAAACTACAACCTCTACGTTTATCATTTAAAAAACTTTCAAAGGGAGAGTTCTGAATACTTCAAAACTACTCTTGAAAGAATATCCCCGGATTTCCTCGAAGAAAAAAGTTTTGGGAGACTTTCCCTTCTGCCTACTTCCGAGTTTTTGACGGTGGATATTATTCCTGAGATAAAGCCTAGATATTCGGAATTGATGTCTCAAAAACCTGTATACGATACAAAGTATTCTGCATTTTTCGTCCCGGGTTTGAAGAAAACAGTTTTTTGGATTTTGATTTTTCTCGCTTTGGGTTTTTTTCTTAATTTCCTGGCGTTTAGAAAAATTTCCATAGAATTTTGCAGTCTCTGCGGGATGCCTGTCTGCAATTTGTGCAAAAGGAATCATAAAGGAACCGTTCTATGTTCGACCTGCATCGCGCGAATCGAAAAGTTGGGTAAACTTGCTGATGAAAAACAGCTTGTCAACGAAATTTCCGAATCTTTGCAAAACAAAAGGAAAAAACTGTTTTTTGCCTATTCAATGCTTCTCCCCGGTTTTTTCCATAATTTAAAAGGAAAAGGATTCAGATTTGATTTCGCAGTTTTGACTGCTCTCATCGTGACTTTGTTCTATGTGATTTTTGTTAAATCAAACGGCTTTGAGGGTTCCAAGCCTGTCATTTTTATAGGCGCTTTTGCTCTGATATATATACTTTTCGGATTGTCTTCATATTTAATTTCGAAGGAATGAAAATGAGCATGATACACGACATGATGACAAAAATGAGTAAAGAAGAAAGAAGCGGCATATTGACTATAATCACAGATAAAGGAGACAACATATATCTCGGCCTTTCATCCGGAAAAATAAAAGCCGCTATTTGGCAGACAAAAGAAGGGAAAGCTGTACCCCTATGGTTTTATCTGCAGACGAACAGCGAACTCATAAACGACGAAGAATTCGACGGCCTTGACAAATTGTCGCAGGAAAAGGGACTCAGCCCAGGCGAATTGCTTTCAGGATCGTATAACCTTTCACCCGATAGAAGGATTAAATTCATAAAAGGTAAAATTCGTGAAATAGCTTTCAATGTTTTTTCTCTTAAGGACGAAGAGGTGACAGGAACGACTTTCGCTGAAAACGAATTGCTGTATCCTAGGTCTGATCTTGAATTTGAAGAGGATCTAGATTCTCTTTGGAACGATTATTTGAAATACGTCGAAAACATGGAATTGATAGTTGAGTCTATCGGCGATGAAGAGACTTTGATTTCAGTCAACAGCATATCTCCCGATAAACTAACGAGAGAAGAAAGATTTATTTACAATTTCGTGGGAAACAAGAAATACTTGGACGAAATACTCCGGCTTCCCATACCTTCAAGGGTGAAAATTTATAAGACAATAGCTTCTTTGAATCAAAAAAAGGCGATTTCAATTCTGAAAAAAAAGTCAGATGAAATTCTTCCGGAGAAAAAAATAGATTTTAATTTCCTGTCTTTTTTGTTTTTCGCTATGCTTGTTTTTATAATAGGATCCTCGCTTACCTTGACGGCGGTGTTCTTGTCAAAGGAAGGTTTCGGCGCAAAGAGCAACGTTTCCGGCAGCATGACAGAGAATCGGTTGTTGGAAAAAAATATGATTGGAAGCGTTGTTTCAAACGGGGTCTATCCTTACACGGACAGCCTCCAAACCTCGGATTTCACAATCAAGTTCAGGAGAGTTGGAGGAAAAGTTGTCTACGAAGCATCGTCACGTTGAATTGAACAGAAATCACAAAAAACTCCTTTTTATATCCTATTTCTTCCCTCCGATGGGTCTTTCAGGTGTGCAGCGTCAGACAAAATTCATGAAATACCTGAATTATTTCGGATGGGAAGCCACTGTTCTAACTTCCAAACCACGATGGTATTACGCGTTTGACCAAAGCCTGCTAAAAGAGGTGGAAAATTCTGTGGAAATACACCGTGTTCCTTCTTTGGACCATTTTCATTTTTCCATGACGGAAAATTTGTTTTTAAAAAGAAAAGAAAACAGTCTTTCAAAGTTCGGCAAATCGAGAACTTTCGCATTGCCCGACCCTGAAATAGGATGGGTGCCTCTTTGCGCGGATTACGCTTTAAAACTTTGTTTGAGAACAAAGTTTGACGCTATTATGTGTTCTGTACCGCCTTTCTCTTCTTCGATCGCGGGTTTTATTGTAAGCAAAAGAAGAGGAATTCCTCTCGTCATTGATTTCAGAGACCCATGGATTGATGAAGATCTTTTTCCGAACGCCACGCCTTTTCACAAAAAAATTAATAGCGGACTCGAAAGAGCGATAATCAATCACTCCTCTCTCGTAACAGTCATAAACAGTAAAATCAAGCAAGGTATCGATGAGAGACTGGGAAAAGTCCATTCGGTAGTGATACCGCATGGCTATGACCCAGAAGATTTTCGACAGGATTTAACTGAAAAGAAAGATGGATTCTCGGTGTGTCACATGGGCTCGCTTTGGAGGGGCAGAAGAGCTGATGTCCTGCTTGAAGCCTTGTCGTTAATAAATGATAAAAATGTAAAAGCCGTTTTCGTAGGGAAAAATTCCGGCAGCGCACTCGAAGCGGCTGAAAGATTGGGAATAAAGGACAGGGTTGAAAGCCTCGGTTATCTCGAACACAGAGAGGCTATTCTCGCCGCTCAAAAAGCCGATGCGATGTGGTTATACGTTGACAAGTCAGAGGGGGGATCCGTTTCTACAGGGAAACTCTTTGATTATTTGGGTTTGGGGCTTCCAATTTTGGCATCCGTCTCCGAAATAACGGATGCCGCCGATGTCATCATGAAAACAGGAGCAGGAATTGTGGTACCGCCGGAAGACAGCGAGAAGCTTTCCGAGATCATAACAGATTTGTATGAAAAAAAATTAAAAGGTGAATTATACTCTAAAAAGAGATTTCCCCAATACGAAAGGAAGCACCTTACGGGTGTGCTATGCGCCGAGCTCGATAAGGTTGCGGGTTAAACCACATTTTTTTTTGTTATTGAAAAAACCGGGCTTTCGATGTTAGCGCCGGTCAAGGTGGCTAATTCACCGCCGTAATCCTCGGTAGAAATCAATTGTCTGGTCTTGTTGAGAGCTCCGAAAAACTGAAGGTGAAGAGGAGGCGATGACATGACGATGTCGTGGGGTTCAGTCCTTCTGTAGAGAATCTCCGCTAAGATTTCCCTGGGGTCTTCTGGCTGGATGAAGGAAGCGCTTTTGTAAGGGAATATTTTGAACTCTTCGCAGTATTTAATCAAGGAGAGGGCTGATGACAGGTCGCAAAGGACTCTTTTGACGCTCCAAGAGAGACGCGAAAGTATCATGGAGCGCTTAATTGTCTCCCCGACCGCCACCAAAACCCCTTCAGGGTATTCCTTGGAGATAAATCCTGCCCCGTAAGGAGCCGAAGCCAGACCTATTCCCGGGACTGGAGTCTCATCTAGCGGAATGAGGGCGTCTAGAACTTGAGCGATTTTACGAGCCCCGTAGTCTCTGTTGTCCGCAATTACGGCGAAAGTAAGAGGTCCGAAAGATTTGACAGAAAGGCCTGCTTTTTTTATGTTTTCGATTATTTCGAGGACGCTTGAAAAAAGACCTTCGGTGTCTTCTTCGGATGACGTGTCTATGTCTCCGAAAACCAGGGTTAGTATGGAAGATGAAGATTCGATTTTTTCGTCAATTTCTTTGAAAAGCTGATTGTATTGGTTTCTTTGAAGAACCGCTTGTCCTTGGAGTCCGAACCTGTAAAAATTGTTGTTTTCCACGAGGATGAGCGCTGCATGGTTGGCTATGTCCGATGGCTTCCAGTTTTCACAGAGCTCTTCATCCGGCCATATTTTGGTCGCCTCCATGAAAGATTTAGCCATCATTATAGGTTCAAAAACTCCGATTATTATTGCCCTGACACCGTCAAGGGCTCCTTTTGCGTCAGCGATGTATTTTTTTCCTGCGAGGTTTAGGTTTCTCAAAATTATGATTTCCTGCTCTGATACAGAGTCTTTTTTCTGAATTTTGGAGATGAATTTATACTGTTGTGTCAGTTCGTCTGAAATCAATCCAAGTAGTTCTCCCGGAGGAAAGGCGATGATTTCAAAAAGATTTTCGAATGAATTCATGACGTCGGAAAACGTCAGGGATTGTTTTTCTGTCATCTTCTGCAAACCTTTGCCGATGTCTATCGAATTTCTTTTGGCGGCTTTTTCGATTTTTTTTAAATCTTCTATTGAAATTTCTGAGCCCAATCTTCTGATTCTCTCTTCTAACACGTAGACTTCATCTTGGTTGAACTTAGTCTTTTCTTCAATAAATTTACTTGTCTCTTTTGATATGGCAAATTTGGAGACGAGTTTGTATATCGTTGAAAACAATGTGGGCGGAAGACCGAGTTCGCTTATTATGTTTGAAGTTATCTCAAGGGACATTTCATCCCACACGGGGCCTATGACGGGTAATATCGTCAGGTCAAGCCAGACGTTAAATTGCGCGTTTCTTCCTTTCAAAAGGTTCCTTACAATTCTCAGGGTCTCTCTCAACCTCGATGCTACGGAAGTGGCTTTGCTGACTGCCTCTCTCGGGTTTAGAGAAAGTATTATCGGTGAAACTGCTATTTCAGAAATTTTATAAACAGCAGAATCAAGGACAGGTATTAGGTCAGGATCTTTTTCTGAAATTCTTGAATACAAGTGATAAAGGGATTTTTCCAGTTCAATGTTTCTCTCAAAATTTTTTTTTGTCAAGGTTTTCATCAACATTTCAGAGAGCTCGGTTTTTAAGTTTTTTTCGAAGGTGACTCTTATCACACCTGTCTTTCTGTGTTTCTCTACGAATGCTGTAGCAAATTTGGAATGAGAAGCGCCTGTTACAGATCTTGTCAAACGCAGGGTATGAGATGAAAAAGGTCCGTAACCTTGTTTTTTAAGCCTTTCGGCGTAAAGGGAGTTTGATTCTGCTGAACAAAGAAAATCTGAAAGCTGGATATAAGCGCCCATTACCTTACTATTACGAGCCTTCCCCTCGCTGTCGAATCGCCTGATTTGGAAATTACGAAATATAGACCTGACGCGATTTCATCCAGTGACTGCTCCTGTATGACAAAGTTACCGTTTGCTGAAGATGTTTGAAAGACAAGATTTCCGTCAAGCGAGTAAACGAAAAGATCCCCTGGAGTAGTTTCAATTGTCAATGAACAATCAAGCCTCCATGGATTGGGATAGATGAACATTTCTCCATCGTGCGATGTCTGATCAGCTTCAATAGGGAAGAGGCATAGGCCATTGCTCGTCGGAACGAGGAGTAAGCCTGTGTCCGGCTGATAAAAAAGGCCTCCTCTGTTGTTGCCGACCGGGATTCCGGGAAGAACGTCAGGATATTCGAACTTCTCCCATGTGCTGTCCTCTTTTCTGTGCGACAATCCGGCGTTTTGGCAAAGCGCCCAAAGTCCGTTGCCGGGTATGTGGAGCAATGAGACTACAGAGGATCCTATCAGTCCGCCTTGAGTGCTGGCGCTGGTTATTGTGTCGATTACCTGGTATGCTGACACATCGAATGTGTTGATGCCGCCGTTTGACCCTATAAATATGAGGTCTCCCTTGTAATTGTCGATCGCGTTTATATCGTTTCCTGAAAGCTCGAGCACTTCAGAGGTCACCGAAGAATCCTCGGGATTTAAAATAGCTGTAAAACCGTTTGAGTTGAGATGAGCCGTCCCAAAAGCCACTCGGCCGTCTTTGAGCATACATATTGAGTAGGTGTATATGAAAAGGTTATTGAAAAAAGATTCAACAGAGTTGTCAGGTTTTACCCTGAAAAGATAAGGCGCTTGATTGTCGAAGGAAGCGCACCAGACGTCGCCGTTTGGATCTACGTGCATGGCGCTTATTGGCTGCTGATTTCCAGAAGGAGTATAAGGCAGGAGTAGTTTGTCGTAGTGTAGGCTGTCTTGGCTTGAAGCCCCGGGGTACAAGAAGATCAGGCCGCCGGGTCTTCCCCAGACGCCTATGACAAAAGATGAGTCGTCTCTCACAGATATGAACTTTCCCGCGCCCCAATCTCCGGTAGTGTCGTAATTCAAAGAAGTTATTGTTTTCCATTCTCCGTCCGGGTACCTCAGGGAAACGGCGTCGCTGTAATCGTTGCCGAAATGCACGGCGGCAATAATTCCGTTTGGCAGCATAGCGGCGGCGGAAGCGAGAGGTTTGAAAAGCCCCGGAGGCATATCCTGATTCCAGGAATTCGAACTGTAATAATAATTG
The genomic region above belongs to candidate division WOR-3 bacterium and contains:
- the trmD gene encoding tRNA (guanosine(37)-N1)-methyltransferase TrmD; translated protein: MRIDIVTIFPNAVMPYSEYGVLSRAREKKLACLNFVNLRDYTKDPHGKVDDYPFGGGPGMVFMVQPLADAIESLKTDNTWTILTSPQGSVFDMKKARELSVKEHLVIVCGRYRGVDQRFIDKYVNEEISIGDYILSGGELPSLVIAESVIRLLPGVLNNDESLELDSFSGAEGQLEEELYTRPSDYNGMKVPDVLLSGDHGKIKNWRKSRRIEKTDKKKKGK
- the rplS gene encoding 50S ribosomal protein L19; translated protein: MEKIKTIEASQMTNEVPQFSVGDTVAVRIKIKEGDKTLIRLFKGAVIAMKNGKGARGTFTVRKISDGVGVERVFPLHSPVISSIKVLKKGKVRRAKLYYLRQRTGKATKIKERR
- a CDS encoding T9SS type A sorting domain-containing protein — translated: MFFFAFIAFLPLSQNGVTVYTSHSQVNRLSYLKGNLITMSSGGICMTDSSGQNILINNSTGLLDNDVMDVVLDGDENIFAGSSNGITVFSNDLSRYLQLTSYFQGLPHGRVKELELRNDSLWAGSENGCWFWNTGGEPFNFSSANSSKFLSGEDVSSLLLYENNLFVGSIGQLVKVPTTTYGDTSTYTVYSKGLSSQDTILSVVIFKDTIWISTNSQIKILIGDSFVSGHYSSRRMRLSSLQDSLFVNDYDNYAVRRWVNGSWEQYGPGLPSRPVSVSVDSEGKIYCGTENSSNYYYSSNSWNQDMPPGLFKPLASAAAMLPNGIIAAVHFGNDYSDAVSLRYPDGEWKTITSLNYDTTGDWGAGKFISVRDDSSFVIGVWGRPGGLIFLYPGASSQDSLHYDKLLLPYTPSGNQQPISAMHVDPNGDVWCASFDNQAPYLFRVKPDNSVESFFNNLFIYTYSICMLKDGRVAFGTAHLNSNGFTAILNPEDSSVTSEVLELSGNDINAIDNYKGDLIFIGSNGGINTFDVSAYQVIDTITSASTQGGLIGSSVVSLLHIPGNGLWALCQNAGLSHRKEDSTWEKFEYPDVLPGIPVGNNRGGLFYQPDTGLLLVPTSNGLCLFPIEADQTSHDGEMFIYPNPWRLDCSLTIETTPGDLFVYSLDGNLVFQTSSANGNFVIQEQSLDEIASGLYFVISKSGDSTARGRLVIVR
- a CDS encoding glycosyltransferase family 4 protein; the protein is MSTKHRHVELNRNHKKLLFISYFFPPMGLSGVQRQTKFMKYLNYFGWEATVLTSKPRWYYAFDQSLLKEVENSVEIHRVPSLDHFHFSMTENLFLKRKENSLSKFGKSRTFALPDPEIGWVPLCADYALKLCLRTKFDAIMCSVPPFSSSIAGFIVSKRRGIPLVIDFRDPWIDEDLFPNATPFHKKINSGLERAIINHSSLVTVINSKIKQGIDERLGKVHSVVIPHGYDPEDFRQDLTEKKDGFSVCHMGSLWRGRRADVLLEALSLINDKNVKAVFVGKNSGSALEAAERLGIKDRVESLGYLEHREAILAAQKADAMWLYVDKSEGGSVSTGKLFDYLGLGLPILASVSEITDAADVIMKTGAGIVVPPEDSEKLSEIITDLYEKKLKGELYSKKRFPQYERKHLTGVLCAELDKVAG
- a CDS encoding YraN family protein — translated: MQKRHHKITTGLFGENIAVEYLKKKGYNVIKRNFRQGKAEIDIIARRKKTAVFVEVKTRSGESWDKDLEAWRGKQKMTFLHAVKAYLVENKLWGKVDVRLDLICVDLESGNLTHIENALSDWA
- a CDS encoding KH domain-containing protein, encoding MNNSNQTVQDLVEFIAKKLVDNPGDVKVTSTDHQKTVYLELKVGSGDLGKIIGKEGRTAKALRHIVSAAAMKTGKRAILEILD
- a CDS encoding ribonuclease HII, whose translation is MPNLFFEKEALKEGATIVCGVDEAGRGPVAGPVVAVACVMPFRRIIKDVKDSKMLSKNKREELFDRINCVAHEIGVGYVMPEKIDLVNILNATLEAMRNAILALPILPDFILVDGTFEIPVNGIFQKTVVKGDSKSYSIAAASIIAKVTRDRMMEMYDVLYPGYDFSKNAGYLSKKHLKAIEAIGPSPIHRMSFRPLRK